The DNA sequence GCCGATTTCGCCGAACGGGTCGAATCCAGCGGCTTCGCGTTCATCGGGCCGCGGGCCGAGACGATCCGCCTGATGGGCGACAAGGTATCGGCGAAGAACGCGATGCTCGCGGCCGGCGTGCCCTGCGTGCCCGGGTCGGAGGGTGCGCTGGGCGAGGATCCGGAGGAACACATCCGGATGGCGCGCGCGATCGGGTATCCGGTGATCGTGAAGGCCTCCGGCGGCGGTGGCGGCCGCGGCATGCGCGTGGTGCATACCGAGGGTGCGCTGTTGAACTCGATCGCGCTGACGCGCAACGAGGCGCGCCAGGCGTTCGGCAACGACACCTTGTACATGGAGAAGTACCTGGAGCATCCGCGTCACGTCGAGTTCCAGGTTCTTGCCGACTCCCACGGCAACGCGGTCTGCCTGGGCGAGCGCGACTGCTCGATGCAGCGCCGCCACCAGAAGGTGATCGAGGAGGCTCCGGCCCCCGGGATCACGCCGGAGATGCGCGACTCGATGAGCCAGCGCCTGATCCGCGCCTGCCAGGAGATCGGCTATCGGGGCGCGGGCACCTTCGAGTTCCTGTTCGAAAACGGCGAGTTCTATTTCATCGAGATGAACACGCGCCTGCAGGTCGAACATCCGGTTACCGAGGAAATCACCGGGGTAGACCTGGTCCGCGAGCAGATCCGGGTCGCAGCCGGCGAAGCGCTGTCGATCGACCAGTCCGACATCCGGATTCACGGCCATGCGATCGAGTGCCGGATCAACGCCGAAGACCCGGAACGCTTCCTGCCCAGCCCCGGGACCGTGACCCAATACCACGCACCGGGCGGGCCGGGCATCCGGGTCGACACGCATCTGTACAACGGCTACACGGTGCCGCCGCATTACGACTCGATGGTCGCGAAGCTGATCGCCTATGGACCCACTCGGGACATCGCGATCGCGCGCATGCGCGGTGCCCTGAGCGAGATCGTGATCGACGGCATCCGGACCAACATTCCGCTGCACCTGGACCTGATGAACGACGCGAACTTCCGCAAGGGCGGGACCAACATCCATTACCTGGAAAAGAAACTGAAGGCCGCCGGCCCGTGAGCCTGACAGAACTGGAACTCGAGACCAGCCCCGGCGAGGCGGAAGCGCTGGAAGAAAGACTGTTTGCCCTCGGGGCCCAGAGCGTCGAGCTGTTCGATGCCGGAGACGAACCGCTGTTCGAACCTCCCCCCGGCAGCCATCCGCTCTGGTCG is a window from the Thioalkalivibrio paradoxus ARh 1 genome containing:
- the accC gene encoding acetyl-CoA carboxylase biotin carboxylase subunit, giving the protein MLEKILIANRGEIALRVLRACREMGIATVAAHSEADRDLKHVRLADETVCIGPAPSSESYLNIPAIISAAEVTDAGAIHPGYGFLSENADFAERVESSGFAFIGPRAETIRLMGDKVSAKNAMLAAGVPCVPGSEGALGEDPEEHIRMARAIGYPVIVKASGGGGGRGMRVVHTEGALLNSIALTRNEARQAFGNDTLYMEKYLEHPRHVEFQVLADSHGNAVCLGERDCSMQRRHQKVIEEAPAPGITPEMRDSMSQRLIRACQEIGYRGAGTFEFLFENGEFYFIEMNTRLQVEHPVTEEITGVDLVREQIRVAAGEALSIDQSDIRIHGHAIECRINAEDPERFLPSPGTVTQYHAPGGPGIRVDTHLYNGYTVPPHYDSMVAKLIAYGPTRDIAIARMRGALSEIVIDGIRTNIPLHLDLMNDANFRKGGTNIHYLEKKLKAAGP